In Lolium rigidum isolate FL_2022 chromosome 7, APGP_CSIRO_Lrig_0.1, whole genome shotgun sequence, the DNA window TAATAATTAAAGTAATTTCTTAAATTACGTGTCTGTTAAACTGAGACGGAGTAGTGTCTAATAATACCATCCATTGTGAAAGATATTACCATAGCTACAAATTATGGCATGCAACCAGATTATCTTTCTCTATCCCCTCTCTCTAATGTCTCTCTTTCTTCTGGGCCATGTAAAGTTAAGGGAGAGaacgtagatttttttttttgcaatctaCATACTGTAGAAAATTTAATCATTTACCACCAAAGCCATTTTGATTACGTGGCATATTCGGTCTTCGGCAACACTGTGATGCTCTAAACGTACAACCCATTTTATTCTCTCTCTCCTTCTCATTTCTTCATATAGGGTTTTGCTGACGTGGAACACAATATAGCCATTTGATTCGAAGAATGGATTTGTTGCACATGAACACCGGTGCTCctttactttcagatttgtgaaaAATTCAAAACCTCACACATTTATGTCTCCAAAATTTGTGGCGTTGAAAATATAGATAGATATGTATAGGAGGAGTGTATGCAAAAAAGAGTTCCGGTAAAAAGTACTTTAAATTTTGTGAAATACAACAAAAAATCTCTaacaaaaaaatatattttttgctaCTAATGTACTACTATTTACtgtcaaaaatttgtcttttttatatttatcaaaatacaacatatattCAAATGGGACATCTTTGCATACActcctcatgtatatatctatatataAATTTTAATGCCATAATTTTTGGAGACATAGATCTGTGAGGTCTTTGAAATTTAGAAAAAACATCTAAAAGTGAAGGGAGCattggtgctcatgtgccaaagagaTACAAGTATATTAAGCTTGGTATAATTTTGTGTGGGAAAGTAAAGTAGAGATTTTAAAACAAATTGGTacatttttagtttttttgtaaTTCTGGCCAGTTATATCAAGGCTATTAGAGATGTTCCTCCTAAATGACATTCCTATTCTACTATATATATCCTGGATCCTCAAATCTTGCTAGTATTGTGATATTACAACAAATATCTCTACTGCCACTCGCCACACATAACCCCGTAACCCCGCTCACCCCGGTGTGGTGGCGCCGCGCTAGTGCGGCCACCGACGGATCTTCTCTCCCCCGACTGTTCTCACTCTCCCAGCGCCTCCAGAAGCGCTACTGGTGATGGTGTGGTAGCAACGATGGAACTTTCTCGGCCATCCTTTGGTCGGCGCGGCGGCGTCCATCCATGCCTCCTTTGTGATGGTCATCCATGTGCTTAGATCTACAGGCGGAGGCTACGTCGAGGTCGGGCCAGATTCGACCCAGATGGGTTGGGCAGGCTTCGGGTCTTCACGTTGTTGCTCCTGTCGATCCTCTTTCGATGGTACATGCGCTCGTGAGTTACTCCTGCATCGTGAGGTACCCTGGGGCAGCATCTCCGGGCATGGCGGTGGCGTCCATCTCCTCCGCTGGAGGTGGTCAGCCTGTTTGGGGCTGATTGTAGAGATCTCACGATCTCACATCTAGTCCTAGCAGCGGGGATCCTCTAGCCGTGTCATGCGGTGGAGATCGGAGTATAGGGCGGCGACCCTGGGAAGTTGGCAGTGTGATGCACTCTGTTGGCCGCGGCGACGCGAGCTGAAGTGGCGGAAGGGCAActtgcggaggaggaggcgacatGAAGTGGCCGTAAGGGTGCAGATCGTGCGAGGCCGGTCCTCACCGATGTCATCTAGAGTGCGGCTGCCATGGCTTGCGACAACTATAGGCATGTCCTTGCCAATGACCTTGTGGATTGCGGTGGCCACTACTGTGTCAGCCAGATGGCTTGTTGTACCCATGTGGCGGTGGTGCGGGTACCTTCGTGTCTGATCCACGTAGGGTCGACAATAGAGGTGAAGGTCAAACTCTTACCTTTTAGGGTGAATATGTAGGATCTagctttaattggttgtgcctggcaataaccttgttgaaggcattattttgagagcgagattatcttcaggatgaaaacctaagatcctCGATCGTACGACGACGATGCGTGTGCACTATTGCTTTCTTAGAGACATCGTTTTTGGATAACCTGAATTTAAGGTGTTGTCTTTGTGGTGTTTACGCTACTGCTGAAGCACCATATCAGGATATTTCCCTTTTTAGCTTTTTTTTGGTTGTATGCGTCGGTGCTGCCATCAGGGTACTACATCATTGCGGAGGCTGAATGTAATTtatatcttcgcgatattaacaTATTTTGTTCATTGAAAAagttcggaaattcaattcgactCCCGGGTGCTTATGCTCCATCTACtagaaaatcatatttcgaaatgtcaaaaaaatttaacaaacaatttacatgtacatcttcataatatatgttcgttcgtcaagtttcacgaaaaatcaatattttttgtggtctatgtaaaaaagagaaaacttatcttgtgaaaaacattatttttagaactgagttttgttttttttacacgcgtcacatgataagtcgattttttatgaaaccattttgtgagcgcgtagcacgagaagatgtacatgcaaattttttgttttaatttttttgaaattcaaaatatgtgtaagatgcattcaaaatagagggagcatatgcttccatgtccaaaacaccactcccgaaaAAGTTGTGATATTAAATGTGCTTGGATACATCTTGGCCTGAATTAGTTGCACAAAGCTCCACTGACTCTTTTGTACAGTGCTACTGATCTCTTGGTGGAGAGATCTGTGGTCGAGTACAAATAGCGCTCGCGTGCCAAGTCGATCTGTACTACACGGACTGTAAAAACACAGTGGAGAAACAATGGCTACTGAGCCGACGAAATCGGTAGCCTTCGTGGCGGTGCCGTTCCCTGCGCAGGGCCACTTGAACCAGCTGCTGCACCTATCCCTGCTGGTGGCGTCGCGGGGTCTCTCAGTGCACTACGCGGCGCCCGCCGCGCACGTCCGGCAGGCGCGGTCACGCCTGCACGGCTGGGACCCCGACGACCTCGGCTCCATCCACTTCCACGACCTCGACGTCTCCACCAACGAGTCCCCGGCGCCCGACCCGACTGCCCAGTCTCCCTTCCCCAACCACCTTATTCCCATGTGGGAGTCCTTCAACACCGCCGCGAGCGTCCCTCTCGCTGTCCTTCTCCGGAGGCTTTCGGCCACCCACCGCCGAGTGGTAGTCGTGTACGACAGGCTCAACTCCTTCGCCGCGgtggaggcggcgcggctggaAAACGGCGAGGCCTACGCGCTGCAGTGCGTGGCCATCTCCTACCACCTGGGTTGGCTGGACCCCGGGCACCAGCTCCTGCGCGGCCATGGCCTCGAGCACATCCCCATCGACGTCACCATGTCCAAGGAGTTCGTGGAGTACATAGTCCGGACAACGGTGGAGCTAAACAACGAAGGGGGCCAAGGCGTGGCCTCGCCCGCCGGGCTCGTCATGAACACATGCCGCGAGCTGGAGGGCGAGTTCATCGATGCCATCGCCGAGCACCCAAAATACAAGGACCAAAAGCTCTTCGCGGTCGGGCCACTGAACCCGCTGCTGGACGCGAGCGCGAGCGTGCGCACGCCGGGGAAGACGCGGCACAAGTGCATGGACTGGCTTGACGCGCAGCCTCCGGCGTCGGTGTTGTACGTGTCCTTCGGGACGACGTCCTCCTTCCGGGGAGAGCAGATCGCGGAGATAGCAGCGGCGCTCAAGGGCAGCAAGCAGAGGTTCATCTGGGTGCTGCACGACGCCGACCGTGCCGACATATCCGCCGGACTAGGCGAGACCCAGCACGACAAGCTGATGACCGAGTTCACTAGAGAAACCGAGGGAACGGGGTTGGTAATCACCGGATGGGCGCCGCAGCTTGAGATCCTGGCTCACGGCACCACGGCGGCGTTCATGAGCCACTGCGGCTGGAACTCTACCTTGGAGAGCCTGGGCCACGGTAAGCCTATACTCGCGTGGCCAATGCACTCCGACCAGCCGTGGGACGCGGAGCTTATCTGCAAGTACCTCAGGGTCGGCCTCCTCGTGAGGCCATGGAAGAAGCACGATCAGGTCGTACCGGCGGAGGCCATCCAAGAGGTGATCAAGGAAGCGATGCTTTCAGAGAATGGAATGACGATGCGTCGGCGGGCGAAGGAGCTGGGCGAGGCCATTCGTGCCTCTGTGGCGGGCGGCTCATCTAGCAGAGACCTGGACGAGTTAGTTGCTTGCATCACAAGGTGATTGCGAAGGTTTTAGTTAGGGAAAATTGGCCAGGGACACCGTTATTTTTAGTCCTTTGCCTAAACACGCCATTAAAACATGTCTTTCCCCATTACCATTATACTTTTATGGTACATTTGCCAAAACACATTTTGTCGCCCAGTACGGAAAGTTTGACATTTTGCATCATTTTGTTACATTTGCCAAAACACACTATATATCTCTTGTGTCCAGTTTAGAACATTATTTTTCTAACTAAGTTTTCTACGCTTACAGAGGATGTACGTATCATTAACCAGATTGTTTTTTCCTATAATTCAACTTATTGTACGTATCAGTACGCTTACAGAGGATGTACGTATCATTAACCAGATTGTTTTTTGCCCAAGAAAAAAATCGGACATCAACTATAACCTGTAACCGCCGACGTCCATGGCCGCTGGCAGGAACTTACTCAAACATGAGGGAGCTGGTTTCTGCGATCGAGAACGCTCAGTGCAGGTCATGCCGAGAACACCTGGTATCAGACTTTGTACTGGGCGGCCCTGCTCCTTGCCACACCGGTCAATATTGGGGCTTAGACGACGATGCTTGAGGGGGTCGACGTAGAGGCAGGACGGGGCGGACGAGGGAGGCTTCCCTGGCAGTAGAGATAGCTGGCGTTAAGGCGGTGGCAGGACGCCAGCATGATGGAGCGGTGCTAGGGTTCATCGCTGTTGAGCCTTATCATCTTCTTCGTGTCCAGCAGAAGAGAACGGTTTGGAAAGAAAAAGAACTCTAGGCATATTTTCTACATGGCAAGATAGTAATTTTATAAGAAAAGTCAAACTTTTCCGTTTTAGGTAATACAATGTTTTTGGCAATTGgtttcatggtatagattcaaggtttaagttgcttcttagggtgatctgggcgctttggctgagtagaaatgacaagagttttaataataaaaattgctctttgttgcatgtcatctacagatgtacatgtattctctgtttgtggttacctcttcagcgcttGGAGAACCGAgatctatttacggaggtctgtacacggttggaggctacggcgagggatacttttttcctacatgggtggcagcatagtctacggattgaagccccacccgcatcttaggcgtcatatgattcatcgtttcgatatgtatttcgcctattttCTCCTTTAGTTTGACTTTTTTGTGATACTAAGACTattaaaacggctgtgtgcacccTGGTTGTGCAGAGGCTGAATGTAATTGCttatcaaaagtaataaagcatcctttatcgaaaagaaAAAAGGTAATACAATGTGTTTTGGTAAATGTCTACAAAAGTATAAAAGGTAAAGACGTGTTTAGTGTGTTTGAGCAAAGGACCAGAAATAACGGTATCCCATAACAAATTTTGCCAATAAATTCTTTCTCTAGAATAAATTAGACTCAAACCATGCCTGCCGATGCAAGTCACGCAAGTGATGTTGAGCCAAGCACAGGTGACACTGGAGAGAGACGCgatggattttcttcctcttgtATGCGGTACTCTTTGTAAAAATGTGGTCTAGACTCTTTGTAGTATGTACTAGGCACAACGACAGCCGCCCTCTTAGGTGAGATGACTAAGAGTATGTCTAGCAGATCCCGTAACTGGACTAGGCTGAAACCGTAAAAATTTGGTGGGTTTAGGACATGAGCAATGGTGCCATACACAACTAGTTGCTCCATGTAAAAAAATTATCAGAAGTGGCATGgtgaattttatctctccaatgaaagctacaactttagttagaaaaaaaaaaccctacaaatatgacactatgtatctctttctctctccaaaaagcatgTTTTTAAGGTTTAAGATCCTGTTGCCACGCAAAACTGCAGCGCAACAACCCGATAACCGTCGTACTATCGTGACGATGAAGGGATGATTTTCGAGCAAATCAACAAAGATGTCTCAATTTCGAAGAGGATGACGACCGCTTTTCAGCACAAAGCGGCAAAGATTTTGCTAAACCCTACATGAACTAGAGCTCAGTAGAGATGAACGACAAAGAAAAAAGTACGGTAAAAATAGATGCGTATTTTTGATACAGATCGATTGGGGGTTTCAATCGGCCGTGCGCCTGCACTTATATATGCACGGCTCGCTGGACTTTGCGTATCACGTGAGATTGCTTGGCCTATATGAATAGGACTCTAAAAACTGAAACCGATCAGCTATAATATTTGATTTCGGTCACGTACAAACCATGCCTACCAAGTAAACTACTAATTGGTATAGCACGTAGTAGTCTCCAGCCTGACAACAAGAAAATATTAGTTTACCCAGCAATATTGCTAATGACTGTCCTGCATGCGATTGCTTTCCTCCTAGGAAGTTGCCCTTGAGCTCCTTCGTGTATAGTCCAATATTTGTCATCGGTACCAGCTTCCACGCAAAACTTCATATTTCAAGCTTAGTTCCGTTGCATCAcataattttgcaaatatcctgCTTCACATGATCGCCATTCTGCCCCAGCACTGGACTTACAATCAAGCCTGCACATTGAGCTAAAAACTCTTCTAAATTCAAACGGTGTCAATCAATTATTTTCCTACACACAATTAAACTAATTTGGCCTATAAAACTAGTAGCCAAATTATGCATTCAACACATGACCCCCTGTTTTTGGTACAATTGTATTTGGCAAAACATTATAGCAACAGTACCTTAGCACGGCGTAAACCACTTCACACCGGCCACATATTTGCTCAGGGCGATGTTCAAAGAATACATCGGCCAAATTTTCTTAGGGCGATACTTCAAGTAACATATCGGTCAATTTTTGCTTAGGGCGATACGTGTAATAATGTATCAACCATAATCTCTTCAAGCATCCTGCCACATGCTAGGATAATATTTTTTCAAGTATCTTCCATTGAGAGCTTTTGGCAATTTCTCCCTCTGCAAAGATTGTACAAAATATGAATTTCCAGGAACAATCTTTACAATTTTATATGGACCTTCCCAACTCGGCGACCATTTGCCGAGTTTTCTATCTTTAGTTCTAATAGGTAAAATCGTTTTCCATACTAAGTCCCCTATTTGAAACGATTTTTCTTTCACCTTTTTATTATAAGCCTTAGCTACTCTTAATTTTTCTTTCTCAATTTCTCGTAAGGCTCTTAGTCTCTCTTCTGAAAAATCATCTATTATGTCCATCTCTCATGTTAGTATAATCTACAGCCGACAAATCATTTTGTCTGGCCACTCTAAAAGTTTGCAAATTAATCTCTACATGCAACATTGCCTCCTGTCCATACACTAGCTCAAATGGTGTTACTTGAGTTGCCCCATGCTTAGATATCCGATGAGCCCATAAAGCCTGTGAAAGCACTTCATGCCATTTTTTCGGATGCTCTTCGATTTTCTTCTTTATAAGCTTAATCAAAGTTTTATTGCTAGATTTAGCATATCCATTAGCTTGAGCATAATAAGGCGATGAATTTAACAACTTAATTCTAAATGATTCGGCAAATTCACGAAACTGATGAGACATAAAAGAAGAACCTTGATCAGTACTTAAAGTTTGGGGAATACCGAATCTGTGAATAATATGCTCTGACACAAAACTAATCACCTCTTTATCAGTCATATTTCTCAAAGGAACAGCTTCagtccatttagtaaaataatctgtagcTACTAGGATGAAGCGATGCCTTTTAGAAGAAGCAGGATGTATTTGACCAATAAAATATAAGCCCCACCTTATAAATGGCCACGGCTTAATGATAGGATTTAACATAGTCGCAGGTGCTAACTGTATATTCCCAAATTTTAGACATTCTTCACACCCCTTGTAATATCGGAAACAATCTTCTAACAAagtcggccaataaaaacctgctcTCTTTAATAACCAcagcatcttatgagccgactgatgtgtcccgcatattccttcatgcacttcACCCATAGCTATTTTAGATTGATCAGAATCTAAGCACTTTAAAAAATAACCCATCTATTGTTCGGCGATATAATTCCTCATTTAACAAAGTATATTTCAAAGCTTGTCGCCGAATTTTCCTATCCCTTGTCTAACTTGGATCTTTTAAATAATTGATTAATGGAACTCTCCAATCCTCAAATTGTAAATTATTTTCTAATTCAGTCATCTGTGGCACCTGCAGCGAATTCTCATTGGCCTGTATTATTCCTTCCTGTACCGAACTACAAACAATTGTACCATATACTGATTCAATAGCTAATAGACCAGTCTTACTTGCAGCAACATCTAACGTTGGTGCCTCTAGTACGAGAAATCTCCCTCTGGTAACAATATAACCAGATGCTTGCTGTGCTAAATAATTGGCTCTAGAATTTTCTTCTCTAGGTATATGATGGATAGTAAATGTATCTAGAGACTTAATTATGGCTAAACATCGGTCTAGGTAACTATTTAGTAATCCATCAAAGCACTAAAGTGCGCCTGTTATTTGTTGTACTACTAGAAGCGAATCTCCATAAGCATCTATGTCCCTCACACCCATGTCCACTAAACTTTGCAAGCCAAACAACAAAGCCTCATATTCAGTTCGAttatgtaacatccctgttttgctaaaccctgATTAggtttgtttgtgcatcatgagcatcatctaatatgcattaggaaaaatttgcattttaaaaGTGAAGTGGAAACCCTAAACTCCAAAGTTCTACCTCTATTTGAAATGTGTTCAAATGTTTGAAACCTCAAACCGAAAATAGTTGGTCTCTTAAATACAAATAGAAAGGCCACTGAATATTTTACATAAAGTTTGGAGTTATTTTGGTTTTGCAGAAGAGTTGAAATAGCAAAATACTATACGGAGTAGTTTTAAAGCCTGTTCTAAAGTTTTCAGGAAGACTCTCAAATGCCAGGGGCTTTTTACAAAGTTGTCTTTGTCTTCTTCCTCACGATGGAACCAGTTGCGTGGAGGCTTGCTGTGCCCCGCACGGCCACCTCCTGCTCGGCGCTGTCGGACGAGGAGACCAACCGAGCCCCGCACGCCTCTCCCTCTCCATTATCCTCTCCCTGGCGCGCCCTCTCttgtccctccctctctctctcctcaccCCGAACCAAACCCTACCCTCACagacgccgtcggccgccgccttgCGCCGCCGCTACGGCCATCCCCCGGACACGCCGCCGGCACCATTAGAagcgcctcgtcgccctctccaACCCTGCAAAAGGAATCGGCCCGGGGCGTCAtgaatcgccgccgccatcgccatttccgaCCATTGCCGGCGACCACCTCGTCGTCGATTGCTCCACCGCCCGGCCTCCATTCGCCTCGCCGTCACCTCCCCTGCGTTGCTGGTGAGTTGGCCGTTCTCCGGCGCCTCTCGGCCCTCTCCCTTTCCTCCTGTACCGCCCCCGCACCATGcgtctccccgcgccgccgccggacatGGACACCGGCGTGTCTCCGGTGACCAttggcgggcggcgccaccaccaactCGCTCGCCTCGCTCCCCTCGCGTCGAACGCGCCCGCCCACTAGCTCCCCCACGCGCTAAATCGACGAGGCCGTGGTCGACATGTGGGTCCAGGC includes these proteins:
- the LOC124677319 gene encoding putative cis-zeatin O-glucosyltransferase, whose translation is MATEPTKSVAFVAVPFPAQGHLNQLLHLSLLVASRGLSVHYAAPAAHVRQARSRLHGWDPDDLGSIHFHDLDVSTNESPAPDPTAQSPFPNHLIPMWESFNTAASVPLAVLLRRLSATHRRVVVVYDRLNSFAAVEAARLENGEAYALQCVAISYHLGWLDPGHQLLRGHGLEHIPIDVTMSKEFVEYIVRTTVELNNEGGQGVASPAGLVMNTCRELEGEFIDAIAEHPKYKDQKLFAVGPLNPLLDASASVRTPGKTRHKCMDWLDAQPPASVLYVSFGTTSSFRGEQIAEIAAALKGSKQRFIWVLHDADRADISAGLGETQHDKLMTEFTRETEGTGLVITGWAPQLEILAHGTTAAFMSHCGWNSTLESLGHGKPILAWPMHSDQPWDAELICKYLRVGLLVRPWKKHDQVVPAEAIQEVIKEAMLSENGMTMRRRAKELGEAIRASVAGGSSSRDLDELVACITR